From a region of the Microbacterium sp. nov. GSS16 genome:
- a CDS encoding PH domain-containing protein, which produces MSDSQTNPPREPSLIPAAPAAADVLDEGTYTGIRIPRGTGALALDGQWHQISPRYVTSQFVQNAIIIVLVAIAAAVAAIVLEMTWVWIPAGALIAIDVITLAILPRQARALGYMLRADDIVFRRGILWQRMVAVPYGRMQLVDITQGPLDRVFGLSQLKMVTAAAATGVQIPGLTQAAAEALRDTLIEVAETRRTGL; this is translated from the coding sequence CCGCCTCGTGAACCGAGCCTGATACCCGCTGCTCCGGCCGCGGCCGATGTGCTCGATGAGGGGACGTACACGGGCATCCGCATCCCGCGCGGCACGGGCGCCCTCGCTCTCGACGGGCAGTGGCACCAGATCTCGCCGCGCTACGTGACGTCGCAGTTCGTGCAGAACGCGATCATCATCGTGCTCGTCGCGATCGCCGCAGCCGTCGCCGCCATCGTGCTCGAGATGACCTGGGTCTGGATCCCCGCCGGCGCTCTCATCGCCATCGACGTGATCACGCTGGCCATCCTGCCCCGCCAGGCCAGGGCGCTGGGATACATGCTGCGCGCCGACGACATCGTCTTCCGTCGCGGCATCCTGTGGCAGCGGATGGTGGCGGTGCCGTATGGGCGCATGCAGCTCGTCGACATCACCCAGGGTCCGCTCGACCGCGTCTTCGGGCTCTCCCAGCTGAAGATGGTGACGGCCGCCGCCGCCACCGGCGTGCAGATCCCCGGGCTCACGCAGGCCGCCGCCGAGGCGCTGCGCGACACTCTCATCGAGGTGGCCGAGACCCGACGGACCGGTCTGTGA
- a CDS encoding PH domain-containing protein, which yields MSTPEHSTPAPATLPQGGSSSLADGEWHRMHPLTPLFKGGFALIVVAGIIITNMRDKLIDWVVRLFAPDSRFRTSGGDPVDWVLENNLVLLALLAVLGLVVLLIAVFWFLWRFQQFRITGEHVEMRKGLLFRSHRRAPLDRVQGVNLTRPFPARLIGLAKLEVVGAGNDANVPLEYLSTGIAEAVRADILRLAAGARSARLQASGATPAPTAREALIGSMNAGVSGLIEGVDLADVAPESVVKIPAGRLIGSQLVSAVLWVLFFGAIYVVSIIAMYLGMTADGENPADIALAIVALSLGMGIPLIIAVVGITWAQISKSLRYSIASTPDGVRITFGLLTTITETLPPGRIFAVEVSQSLLWRPFGWWTVKINRMTGKSAAQQTSGNTQQFNTVLPVGRRADVERVLALVLPGITPAEIGAMWENGVVGPAADDPYRTIPARAAWRRPLSWKRHGYRLTEHAVLVRRGFLWRRLAVFPLARLQSVSISQGPIDRLQRVSHGQIHSVAGPVTGTMSGLERDDAIALLDGVSRAAALAASSDRTHRWAEHASDPVQPDTVHPDPVRSDTVHPDPVRSDPVHPPRWTQR from the coding sequence GTGAGCACCCCCGAGCACTCCACCCCGGCCCCCGCCACTCTGCCGCAGGGCGGCTCATCGTCGCTGGCCGACGGCGAGTGGCACCGGATGCACCCGCTCACCCCTCTGTTCAAGGGGGGCTTCGCGCTGATCGTCGTCGCGGGCATCATCATCACCAACATGCGCGACAAGCTGATCGACTGGGTCGTGCGGCTCTTCGCTCCCGACTCGCGCTTCCGCACCAGCGGGGGTGACCCCGTCGACTGGGTGCTCGAGAACAACCTGGTGCTGCTGGCACTGCTCGCCGTGCTCGGGCTGGTGGTGCTGCTCATCGCCGTCTTCTGGTTCCTCTGGCGCTTCCAGCAGTTCCGCATCACGGGCGAGCACGTCGAGATGCGCAAAGGGCTGCTGTTCCGGTCGCACCGGCGCGCCCCGCTCGACCGTGTGCAGGGCGTCAACCTCACCCGTCCGTTCCCCGCGCGACTGATCGGGCTGGCGAAGCTCGAGGTCGTCGGCGCGGGCAACGACGCCAACGTGCCGCTCGAGTACCTGTCGACCGGGATCGCCGAGGCCGTGCGCGCCGACATCCTGCGGCTGGCGGCCGGTGCCCGCAGCGCGCGCCTGCAGGCATCGGGAGCGACGCCGGCCCCCACCGCTCGCGAAGCGCTGATCGGGTCGATGAACGCGGGAGTCTCGGGACTGATCGAGGGCGTCGACCTCGCCGACGTCGCACCCGAGAGCGTCGTGAAGATCCCCGCGGGGCGGCTGATCGGATCGCAGCTCGTCTCGGCGGTGCTGTGGGTGCTCTTCTTCGGCGCCATCTACGTCGTCTCGATCATCGCGATGTACCTGGGCATGACGGCCGACGGCGAGAATCCCGCCGACATCGCGCTCGCGATCGTCGCGCTCAGCCTCGGCATGGGCATCCCGCTGATCATCGCCGTGGTCGGCATCACCTGGGCCCAGATCTCGAAATCCCTGCGCTACTCGATCGCGTCGACGCCCGACGGCGTGCGCATCACCTTCGGTCTGCTGACGACCATCACCGAGACCCTGCCGCCCGGACGGATCTTCGCCGTCGAGGTGTCGCAGTCGCTGCTGTGGCGACCGTTCGGCTGGTGGACGGTGAAGATCAACCGCATGACCGGCAAGAGCGCCGCGCAGCAGACCTCGGGAAACACGCAGCAGTTCAACACCGTGCTGCCCGTGGGGCGCCGGGCCGACGTGGAGCGGGTGCTCGCTCTGGTGCTGCCCGGCATCACTCCCGCCGAGATCGGCGCCATGTGGGAGAACGGCGTTGTCGGCCCCGCCGCAGACGACCCGTACCGGACGATACCGGCGCGGGCAGCCTGGCGCCGACCTCTGTCGTGGAAGCGGCACGGCTATCGCCTCACCGAGCACGCGGTGCTGGTGCGCCGCGGCTTCCTCTGGCGGCGCCTCGCTGTGTTCCCCCTCGCCCGGCTGCAGAGCGTGTCGATCTCGCAGGGCCCGATCGACCGGCTGCAGCGGGTCTCGCACGGGCAGATCCACTCGGTCGCGGGTCCGGTCACCGGCACCATGTCCGGCCTCGAACGCGATGACGCGATCGCGCTGCTCGACGGCGTCAGCAGGGCGGCCGCACTCGCCGCTTCGAGCGACCGCACTCACCGCTGGGCCGAGCACGCGTCGGACCCCGTGCAACCCGACACGGTGCACCCCGACCCCGTGCGCTCCGACACCGTGCACCCAGACCCCGTGCGTTCCGACCCCGTGCATCCGCCCCGATGGACGCAGCGATGA